In a single window of the Nicotiana tomentosiformis chromosome 8, ASM39032v3, whole genome shotgun sequence genome:
- the LOC104120539 gene encoding uncharacterized protein isoform X2 encodes MDNCWQRKCGSMWQSTSPPLVSSSLPDSHSQFPNAGQNFYSSIPQDSVSLGNGIVQQSTLPRTSNSIADNSSPAEFSGSFISFLSGPLPSLQGKFQQSSNLKSVFTLNEKPIYRNNANGSASTNGPVLVPAVELSQYFSSHKLKAGDTLKSTAVINHPRHEMAKPTAPSHYVGNEKLKHFSFPRGASDAESIPNSAMKFNDIPDILTSRKVFLETGSSGQLSPALSSYPRVFCLGLSGYLVLRNTGLLGVICLCHGSHMSVSRFCEHSGLSDVNPGNAVCMDSGVTIAHWRKVFFQELGIRAPDDHGGWDWPEVFPVSTGLREFYPSLPNLSPNAEQSRAFGASSGAGQSSNNMFISKNPQRPTLSNLDGIRDPQNGSSFISAYIGSNSKDTNTFNSLPDLKFSKSLGINSSLMQMDGSSISSSIELRLGHPSQQSKKFGTSAQQSFEYHPTVKPMEYQQSLFPETLMHKVESRPVEESRSNFHMLNLSPRSGKGQLDLVNSAYGLHNATGESRTRDSVFPMLQARFKGTEGILYSEAAKNMVNISHIPPGEPQCKSLNLKCDQTDFHCARGNMTNKEFKVDTSCALGHGNSDKGVANNIANFHGATELNFGLYSKYYENKTTVKRVVEGIGHSNCLALHEKNLYSCKPYGMMMDIPGAQNTLNLYGKTSLISHNGTFDNGSIRSVCKSMDSRAAPPSQAVTLGFPLSSSTLIGNRTLQSSSKESLNGRPIEHTENPRMQTLHQGLEFPTPVLVSSSTTATKEHVLCRNPFGKAPTSINQLYEPYVANTPLASKTAAVSAFPGVSDYMGKHSQLLAPNTDLLEGCNFSALSHGGSLHAQDKELHCQLSTAYTAVHWPYLRHGDSESNNTPSVEQAKCFQVVPNSFMSYCCSCAVQPDTSLEKHQFIGEPPHTTRIEQRGISGCIKKNLFACKLNDSQKFPLENVASLEQNSNLMGHKINKMECHSSQWRDVPKKVTGAASLTCKEQTTSFLNVNEKMRGQSADAGGKIPNCDLAFQNVECLKEPEMSNVSSGGSTPVVTEVSAMIHDKYFSTADGQNTVASNAVVDEGSGIDRCWSSNDVQCSEQSAEFFGVACEFNPIDAGPSKRFADNSSRSLIDELRLRDSLRLNKMQNHSSFSIQEKSRSIQKVADISNKVIRKRTKWRKLDTTFPAVYSACGYPEGTCGAGLQCHSCKYKKSAPPSDDGSAEECAYSIEPSFRERRFRMRSLNTLSCNSKVKCHEAKTIGTQSDLLKVGDDDTFVTCELPRRKRPKLDIATPVRQIDEEVNLGDEAVAKCSLVDTSMSSEMHEKVSRREVRPIVCGKYGVISNGNPSKPVKFVSLREICDSLAKCSFSGNYTAKVTSVKFRKASAKGKHQCMNKSWNLKEVGSCNAHRVVTAKKSKSHLLTSSELDHCHGGELGAGLFYSLEKRRYDCLVNTGNIADDSLPTQQKPKSKEIHKRGLYESKLEGIHPGEGGSTCARTEGYKGRKKEGVRYNFPHYSESGGGCLVAQEQLNAWIHITGQKRSRKEVSRLPPKDAEYDYRKEYARYKYSKGWKSLVVYKSGIHALGLYTSRFISQGEMVVEYVGEIVGLRVADKREVDYLSGKKLQYKSACYFFRIDQEHIVDATQKGGIARFVNHSCMPNCVARIISVRNEKKVVFFAERDIYPGEEITYDYNFNHEDEGKKIPCYCNSKNCRQYLN; translated from the exons CCTCAAGATTCAGTGTCACTGGGAAATGGAATAGTACAGCAGTCTACTCTTCCACGGACTTCAAATTCAATTGCGGATAACTCTAGTCCCGCTGAGTTCAGTGGTTCATTCATATCTTTTCTTTCTGGTCCACTGCCCTCTTTACAAGGGAAGTTTCAGCAATCATCAAATTTAAAATCAGTCTTCACGCTGAATGAAAAGCCAATATATCGTAACAATGCCAATGGATCTGCTTCTACGAATGGACCAGTGCTTGTTCCTGCTGTTGAATTGTCACAATATTTTAGCAGCCACAAGTTAAAAGCTGGAGATACTCTTAAATCAACTGCTGTAATAAACCATCCAAGACATGAAATGGCTAAGCCAACTGCTCCATCCCATTATGTTGGCAATGAGAAACTAAAGCATTTTTCTTTTCCTAGAGGGGCTTCCGATGCAGAATCAATCCCAAATAGTGCCATGAAGTTTAATGACATACCTGATATTCTGACATCTAGAAAGGTTTTTCTGGAAACAGGATCTTCTGGGCAGTTGTCTCCAGCTCTGAGCAGCTATCCCCGTGTGTTCTGTTTGGGCTTAA GTGGATATCTGGTTCTCAGGAATACTGGTCTTCTTGGAGTTATTTGCTTGTGCCATGGTTCACATATGTCTGTTTCTAGGTTCTGTGAG CATTCTGGTTTATCTGATGTTAATCCTGGGAATGCTGTTTGTATGGACAGTGGTGTAACCATAGCTCATTGGCGGAAGGTCTTCTTCCAAGAACTAGGG ATTAGGGCTCCTGACGATCATGGTGGATGGGACTGGCCTGAAGTATTTCCAGTGAGTACTGGTTTGAGAGAGTTTTATCCATCCCTTCCCAATTTATCTCCAAATGCTGAGCAGTCTCGTGCATTTGGAGCTTCAAGTGGAGCTGGACAGTCATCGAACAATATGTTTATTTCAAAGAACCCTCAGCGTCCGACATTGTCAAACTTAGATGGGATACGAGACCCACAGAATGGTTCTTCATTCATTTCAGCTTATATTGGTTCAAACTCTAAGGACACAAATACCTTCAACTCTCTTCCagatctcaaattttcaaaatctcTTGGTATCAACAGTTCACTAATGCAAATGGATGGGAGTAGTATCTCCTCAAGTATTGAGTTGAGACTTGGGCATCCATCCCAGCAAAGCAAAAAGTTTGGAActtcagctcaacaatcttttgAGTATCATCCCACTGTCAAACCAATGGAGTATCAACAATCATTGTTTCCAGAGACCCTTATGCATAAAG TTGAATCACGTCCAGTGGAAGAAAGCAGGTCAAATTTTCATATGTTGAATTTGAGTCCAAGAAGTGGAAAGGGCCAGCTGGACCTTGTCAACTCTGCCTATGGACTCCACAATGCAACAGGTGAATCCAGAACAAGAGATTCGGTATTTCCTATGCTTCAAGCACGCTTCAAGGGTACAGAAGGAATACTGTACTCTGAAGCTGCCAAAAATATGGTTAATATAAGTCATATTCCACCTGGAGAACCTCAGTGTAAATCCCTTAATCTAAAGTGCGACCAAACTGATTTTCATTGTGCTAGAGGTAATATGACTAATAAGGAATTTAAAGTTGACACTTCATGTGCTCTTGGACATGGGAACAGTGATAAAGGTGTGGCCAACAATATTGCTAATTTCCATGGTGCCACTGAATTAAACTTTGGACTCTACTCCAAGTATTATGAAAATAAAACGACTGTTAAGAGAGTTGTAGAAGGGATTGGTCATAGCAATTGCTTGGCCTTACATGAGAAGAACCTTTACTCGTGCAAGCCCTATGGTATGATGATGGATATTCCTGGTGCTCAGAACACCCTTAATTTGTATGGAAAGACATCCTTAATTTCCCATAATGGAACCTTTGATAATGGTAGTATCAGATCTGTCTGTAAATCAATGGACTCTAGAGCAGCTCCACCATCTCAGGCAGTCACGTTGGGGTTTCCATTATCAAGTTCAACATTAATTGGAAATCGAACTCTACAATCATCTAGCAAAGAGAGCTTGAATGGAAGGCCGATTGAACACACTGAGAATCCAAGAATGCAAACCTTGCATCAGGGGTTGGAATTTCCTACTCCGGTGCTTGTCAGTTCCTCTACCACAGCCACCAAAGAGCATGTGCTATGCAGGAATCCCTTTGGCAAAGCGCCAACATCCATAAACCAGTTATATGAACCCTATGTCGCAAATACGCCACTTGCGTCTAAGACTGCAGCAGTATCTGCCTTCCCTGGGGTTAGTGATTACATGGGAAAACATAGTCAACTTTTAGCTCCTAATACTG ATCTGCTTGAAGGTTGCAATTTTTCAGCTCTCTCACATGGAGGATCTCTGCATGCTCAAGACAAAGAATTGCACTGTCAGCTTTCCACTGCTTATACTGCAGTTCACTGGCCTTACCTTAG ACATGGAGATTCTGAAAGCAATAATACTCCATCAGTTGAGCAAGCAAAATGCTTTCAGGTGGTACCAAATTCGTTTATGTCTTACTGCTGTAGCTGTGCTGTTCAGCCAGACACTTCCCTTGAAAAACATCAATTCATTGGTGAACCTCCGCATACTACTCGGATAGAACAGAGAGGAATTTCTGGCTGCATTAAGAAGAATTTATTTGCTTGTAAGTTGAATGACAGTCAGAAGTTTCCCTTGGAGAATGTGGCCTCTTTGgaacaaaatagtaatttaatggGGCATAAGATAAACAAAATGGAGTGTCACTCTTCTCAATGGAGAGATGTTCCCAAAAAGGTGACAGGAGCAGCTAGTCTGACATGTAAGGAACAGACAACAAGTTTCCTGAACGTGAATGAAAAAATGAGGGGACAAAGTGCAGATGCTGGTGGAAAAATACCCAATTGTGATTTAGCTTTTCAAAATGTTGAATGTCTAAAGGAGCCAGAAATGTCCAATGTTTCATCTGGAGGATCTACGCCTGTTGTTACTGAGGTATCTGCTATGATTCATGACAAATATTTCTCTACTGCTGATGGTCAAAATACTGTGGCAAGTAATGCTGTGGTAGATGAAGGATCAGGAATCGACAGATGCTGGTCATCTAATGATGTGCAGTGCAGTGAACAAAGTGCAGAGTTTTTCGGTGTTGCTTGCGAATTCAATCCCATAGATGCAGGGCCATCCAAAAGGTTTgctgataattcttctcgtagtCTGATTGACGAACTTAGACTAAGAGATTCCTTAAGATTGAACAAAATGCAGAACCATTCTAGTTTCAGCATTCAGGAAAAGAGCCGTAGTATTCAGAAAGTGGCTGATATATCCAATAAAGTGATTAGAAAAAGAACCAAGTGGAGAAAGTTGGATACAACATTTCCTGCCGTCTACTCTGCTTGTGGCTATCCAGAGGGCACTTGTGGTGCTGGGCTACAATGTCATTCGTGCAAGTATAAAAAAAGTGCCCCCCCATCTGATGATGGCAGTGCAGAAGAATGTGCATATTCCATAGAACCAAGTTTCAGAGAGAGGAGGTTCAGAATGCGTTCATTGAATACTCTTTCTTGCAATAGCAAAGTTAAATGCCATGAAGCAAAAACTATTGGTACTCAGTCAGATCTTTTGAAGGTTGGCGATGATGATACCTTTGTAACTTGTGAATTACCAAGAAGAAAGAGGCCGAAGTTGGATATTGCAACACCTGTTAGGCAGATAGACGAGGAAGTTAATCTAGGTGATGAAGCAGTAGCTAAGTGCAGTTTGGTAGATACCTCTATGTCTTCTGAGATGCATGAGAAGGTTTCTAGAAGGGAAGTAAGACCTATAGTGTGTGGGAAATATGGTGTAATTTCTAACGGGAATCCATCAAAACCAGTTAAATTTGTTTCTCTGAGAGAAATTTGTGATTCATTGGCTAAGTGTAGCTTCTCTGGAAACTACACTGCGAAAGTGACTTCTGTAAAATTCAGGAAGGCAAGTGCAAAAGGAAAACATCAATGCATGAACAAATCTTGGAATCTCAAGGAAGTTGGGAGCTGCAATGCTCATCGTGTTGTAACTGCCAAAAAATCTAAAAGTCATCTCTTGACATCTAGTGAATTGGATCATTGCCATGGAGGTGAACTAGGGGCTGGCTTATTCTACTCTCTAGAGAAGAGAAGGTATGATTGCCTTGTAAATACTGGTAATATTGCAGATGATTCTCTGCCAACTCAACAGAAGCCAAAGTCCAAGGAGATTCACAAACGAGGCCTTTATGAGTCGAAACTTGAAG GCATTCATCCGGGAGAAGGAGGTTCTACTTGTGCTCGAACTGAG GGATACAAGGGTCGCAAAAAGGAAGGAGTGCGGTATAATTTTCCTCATTATTCTGAGTCTGGTGGTGGATGCCTCGTTGCCCAGGAGCAGCTAAATGCCTGGATTCACATAACTGGACAAAAGCGATCTAGAAAAGAGGTTTCAAGGCTTCCACCTAAAGATGCTGAATATGATTATCGG AAGGAATATGCTCGCTATAAATACTCCAAAGGGTGGAAGAGTTTGGTTGTATACAAATCTGGCATTCACGCGCTTGGTCTTTACACATCTAGGTTTATTTCACAAGGCGAAATG GTTGTTGAATATGTGGGTGAGATAGTGGGGCTCCGTGTGGCTGACAAAAGAGAAGTAGATTACCTGTCAGGAAAGAAACTGCAGTATAAGAGTGCTTGTTATTTCTTTAGGATTGATCAAGAGCATATAGTCGATGCAACCCAAAAGGGAGGTATTGCTCGATTCGTGAACCATTCATGCATG CCAAACTGCGTTGCCAGAATCATTTCTGTGAGGAATGAGAAGAAG GTAGTATTTTTTGCTGAGAGAGACATCTATCCTGGAGAAGAGATTACATATGATTACAATTTTAACCATGAAGATGAAGGCAAGAAAATCCCCTGCTACTGTAATTCGAAGAATTGCCGGCAGTACTTAAACTGA
- the LOC104120539 gene encoding uncharacterized protein isoform X1, whose amino-acid sequence MDNCWQRKCGSMWQSTSPPLVSSSLPDSHSQFPNAGQNFYSSIPQDSVSLGNGIVQQSTLPRTSNSIADNSSPAEFSGSFISFLSGPLPSLQGKFQQSSNLKSVFTLNEKPIYRNNANGSASTNGPVLVPAVELSQYFSSHKLKAGDTLKSTAVINHPRHEMAKPTAPSHYVGNEKLKHFSFPRGASDAESIPNSAMKFNDIPDILTSRKVFLETGSSGQLSPALSSYPRVFCLGLSGYLVLRNTGLLGVICLCHGSHMSVSRFCEHSGLSDVNPGNAVCMDSGVTIAHWRKVFFQELGIRAPDDHGGWDWPEVFPVSTGLREFYPSLPNLSPNAEQSRAFGASSGAGQSSNNMFISKNPQRPTLSNLDGIRDPQNGSSFISAYIGSNSKDTNTFNSLPDLKFSKSLGINSSLMQMDGSSISSSIELRLGHPSQQSKKFGTSAQQSFEYHPTVKPMEYQQSLFPETLMHKAVESRPVEESRSNFHMLNLSPRSGKGQLDLVNSAYGLHNATGESRTRDSVFPMLQARFKGTEGILYSEAAKNMVNISHIPPGEPQCKSLNLKCDQTDFHCARGNMTNKEFKVDTSCALGHGNSDKGVANNIANFHGATELNFGLYSKYYENKTTVKRVVEGIGHSNCLALHEKNLYSCKPYGMMMDIPGAQNTLNLYGKTSLISHNGTFDNGSIRSVCKSMDSRAAPPSQAVTLGFPLSSSTLIGNRTLQSSSKESLNGRPIEHTENPRMQTLHQGLEFPTPVLVSSSTTATKEHVLCRNPFGKAPTSINQLYEPYVANTPLASKTAAVSAFPGVSDYMGKHSQLLAPNTDLLEGCNFSALSHGGSLHAQDKELHCQLSTAYTAVHWPYLRHGDSESNNTPSVEQAKCFQVVPNSFMSYCCSCAVQPDTSLEKHQFIGEPPHTTRIEQRGISGCIKKNLFACKLNDSQKFPLENVASLEQNSNLMGHKINKMECHSSQWRDVPKKVTGAASLTCKEQTTSFLNVNEKMRGQSADAGGKIPNCDLAFQNVECLKEPEMSNVSSGGSTPVVTEVSAMIHDKYFSTADGQNTVASNAVVDEGSGIDRCWSSNDVQCSEQSAEFFGVACEFNPIDAGPSKRFADNSSRSLIDELRLRDSLRLNKMQNHSSFSIQEKSRSIQKVADISNKVIRKRTKWRKLDTTFPAVYSACGYPEGTCGAGLQCHSCKYKKSAPPSDDGSAEECAYSIEPSFRERRFRMRSLNTLSCNSKVKCHEAKTIGTQSDLLKVGDDDTFVTCELPRRKRPKLDIATPVRQIDEEVNLGDEAVAKCSLVDTSMSSEMHEKVSRREVRPIVCGKYGVISNGNPSKPVKFVSLREICDSLAKCSFSGNYTAKVTSVKFRKASAKGKHQCMNKSWNLKEVGSCNAHRVVTAKKSKSHLLTSSELDHCHGGELGAGLFYSLEKRRYDCLVNTGNIADDSLPTQQKPKSKEIHKRGLYESKLEGIHPGEGGSTCARTEGYKGRKKEGVRYNFPHYSESGGGCLVAQEQLNAWIHITGQKRSRKEVSRLPPKDAEYDYRKEYARYKYSKGWKSLVVYKSGIHALGLYTSRFISQGEMVVEYVGEIVGLRVADKREVDYLSGKKLQYKSACYFFRIDQEHIVDATQKGGIARFVNHSCMPNCVARIISVRNEKKVVFFAERDIYPGEEITYDYNFNHEDEGKKIPCYCNSKNCRQYLN is encoded by the exons CCTCAAGATTCAGTGTCACTGGGAAATGGAATAGTACAGCAGTCTACTCTTCCACGGACTTCAAATTCAATTGCGGATAACTCTAGTCCCGCTGAGTTCAGTGGTTCATTCATATCTTTTCTTTCTGGTCCACTGCCCTCTTTACAAGGGAAGTTTCAGCAATCATCAAATTTAAAATCAGTCTTCACGCTGAATGAAAAGCCAATATATCGTAACAATGCCAATGGATCTGCTTCTACGAATGGACCAGTGCTTGTTCCTGCTGTTGAATTGTCACAATATTTTAGCAGCCACAAGTTAAAAGCTGGAGATACTCTTAAATCAACTGCTGTAATAAACCATCCAAGACATGAAATGGCTAAGCCAACTGCTCCATCCCATTATGTTGGCAATGAGAAACTAAAGCATTTTTCTTTTCCTAGAGGGGCTTCCGATGCAGAATCAATCCCAAATAGTGCCATGAAGTTTAATGACATACCTGATATTCTGACATCTAGAAAGGTTTTTCTGGAAACAGGATCTTCTGGGCAGTTGTCTCCAGCTCTGAGCAGCTATCCCCGTGTGTTCTGTTTGGGCTTAA GTGGATATCTGGTTCTCAGGAATACTGGTCTTCTTGGAGTTATTTGCTTGTGCCATGGTTCACATATGTCTGTTTCTAGGTTCTGTGAG CATTCTGGTTTATCTGATGTTAATCCTGGGAATGCTGTTTGTATGGACAGTGGTGTAACCATAGCTCATTGGCGGAAGGTCTTCTTCCAAGAACTAGGG ATTAGGGCTCCTGACGATCATGGTGGATGGGACTGGCCTGAAGTATTTCCAGTGAGTACTGGTTTGAGAGAGTTTTATCCATCCCTTCCCAATTTATCTCCAAATGCTGAGCAGTCTCGTGCATTTGGAGCTTCAAGTGGAGCTGGACAGTCATCGAACAATATGTTTATTTCAAAGAACCCTCAGCGTCCGACATTGTCAAACTTAGATGGGATACGAGACCCACAGAATGGTTCTTCATTCATTTCAGCTTATATTGGTTCAAACTCTAAGGACACAAATACCTTCAACTCTCTTCCagatctcaaattttcaaaatctcTTGGTATCAACAGTTCACTAATGCAAATGGATGGGAGTAGTATCTCCTCAAGTATTGAGTTGAGACTTGGGCATCCATCCCAGCAAAGCAAAAAGTTTGGAActtcagctcaacaatcttttgAGTATCATCCCACTGTCAAACCAATGGAGTATCAACAATCATTGTTTCCAGAGACCCTTATGCATAAAG CAGTTGAATCACGTCCAGTGGAAGAAAGCAGGTCAAATTTTCATATGTTGAATTTGAGTCCAAGAAGTGGAAAGGGCCAGCTGGACCTTGTCAACTCTGCCTATGGACTCCACAATGCAACAGGTGAATCCAGAACAAGAGATTCGGTATTTCCTATGCTTCAAGCACGCTTCAAGGGTACAGAAGGAATACTGTACTCTGAAGCTGCCAAAAATATGGTTAATATAAGTCATATTCCACCTGGAGAACCTCAGTGTAAATCCCTTAATCTAAAGTGCGACCAAACTGATTTTCATTGTGCTAGAGGTAATATGACTAATAAGGAATTTAAAGTTGACACTTCATGTGCTCTTGGACATGGGAACAGTGATAAAGGTGTGGCCAACAATATTGCTAATTTCCATGGTGCCACTGAATTAAACTTTGGACTCTACTCCAAGTATTATGAAAATAAAACGACTGTTAAGAGAGTTGTAGAAGGGATTGGTCATAGCAATTGCTTGGCCTTACATGAGAAGAACCTTTACTCGTGCAAGCCCTATGGTATGATGATGGATATTCCTGGTGCTCAGAACACCCTTAATTTGTATGGAAAGACATCCTTAATTTCCCATAATGGAACCTTTGATAATGGTAGTATCAGATCTGTCTGTAAATCAATGGACTCTAGAGCAGCTCCACCATCTCAGGCAGTCACGTTGGGGTTTCCATTATCAAGTTCAACATTAATTGGAAATCGAACTCTACAATCATCTAGCAAAGAGAGCTTGAATGGAAGGCCGATTGAACACACTGAGAATCCAAGAATGCAAACCTTGCATCAGGGGTTGGAATTTCCTACTCCGGTGCTTGTCAGTTCCTCTACCACAGCCACCAAAGAGCATGTGCTATGCAGGAATCCCTTTGGCAAAGCGCCAACATCCATAAACCAGTTATATGAACCCTATGTCGCAAATACGCCACTTGCGTCTAAGACTGCAGCAGTATCTGCCTTCCCTGGGGTTAGTGATTACATGGGAAAACATAGTCAACTTTTAGCTCCTAATACTG ATCTGCTTGAAGGTTGCAATTTTTCAGCTCTCTCACATGGAGGATCTCTGCATGCTCAAGACAAAGAATTGCACTGTCAGCTTTCCACTGCTTATACTGCAGTTCACTGGCCTTACCTTAG ACATGGAGATTCTGAAAGCAATAATACTCCATCAGTTGAGCAAGCAAAATGCTTTCAGGTGGTACCAAATTCGTTTATGTCTTACTGCTGTAGCTGTGCTGTTCAGCCAGACACTTCCCTTGAAAAACATCAATTCATTGGTGAACCTCCGCATACTACTCGGATAGAACAGAGAGGAATTTCTGGCTGCATTAAGAAGAATTTATTTGCTTGTAAGTTGAATGACAGTCAGAAGTTTCCCTTGGAGAATGTGGCCTCTTTGgaacaaaatagtaatttaatggGGCATAAGATAAACAAAATGGAGTGTCACTCTTCTCAATGGAGAGATGTTCCCAAAAAGGTGACAGGAGCAGCTAGTCTGACATGTAAGGAACAGACAACAAGTTTCCTGAACGTGAATGAAAAAATGAGGGGACAAAGTGCAGATGCTGGTGGAAAAATACCCAATTGTGATTTAGCTTTTCAAAATGTTGAATGTCTAAAGGAGCCAGAAATGTCCAATGTTTCATCTGGAGGATCTACGCCTGTTGTTACTGAGGTATCTGCTATGATTCATGACAAATATTTCTCTACTGCTGATGGTCAAAATACTGTGGCAAGTAATGCTGTGGTAGATGAAGGATCAGGAATCGACAGATGCTGGTCATCTAATGATGTGCAGTGCAGTGAACAAAGTGCAGAGTTTTTCGGTGTTGCTTGCGAATTCAATCCCATAGATGCAGGGCCATCCAAAAGGTTTgctgataattcttctcgtagtCTGATTGACGAACTTAGACTAAGAGATTCCTTAAGATTGAACAAAATGCAGAACCATTCTAGTTTCAGCATTCAGGAAAAGAGCCGTAGTATTCAGAAAGTGGCTGATATATCCAATAAAGTGATTAGAAAAAGAACCAAGTGGAGAAAGTTGGATACAACATTTCCTGCCGTCTACTCTGCTTGTGGCTATCCAGAGGGCACTTGTGGTGCTGGGCTACAATGTCATTCGTGCAAGTATAAAAAAAGTGCCCCCCCATCTGATGATGGCAGTGCAGAAGAATGTGCATATTCCATAGAACCAAGTTTCAGAGAGAGGAGGTTCAGAATGCGTTCATTGAATACTCTTTCTTGCAATAGCAAAGTTAAATGCCATGAAGCAAAAACTATTGGTACTCAGTCAGATCTTTTGAAGGTTGGCGATGATGATACCTTTGTAACTTGTGAATTACCAAGAAGAAAGAGGCCGAAGTTGGATATTGCAACACCTGTTAGGCAGATAGACGAGGAAGTTAATCTAGGTGATGAAGCAGTAGCTAAGTGCAGTTTGGTAGATACCTCTATGTCTTCTGAGATGCATGAGAAGGTTTCTAGAAGGGAAGTAAGACCTATAGTGTGTGGGAAATATGGTGTAATTTCTAACGGGAATCCATCAAAACCAGTTAAATTTGTTTCTCTGAGAGAAATTTGTGATTCATTGGCTAAGTGTAGCTTCTCTGGAAACTACACTGCGAAAGTGACTTCTGTAAAATTCAGGAAGGCAAGTGCAAAAGGAAAACATCAATGCATGAACAAATCTTGGAATCTCAAGGAAGTTGGGAGCTGCAATGCTCATCGTGTTGTAACTGCCAAAAAATCTAAAAGTCATCTCTTGACATCTAGTGAATTGGATCATTGCCATGGAGGTGAACTAGGGGCTGGCTTATTCTACTCTCTAGAGAAGAGAAGGTATGATTGCCTTGTAAATACTGGTAATATTGCAGATGATTCTCTGCCAACTCAACAGAAGCCAAAGTCCAAGGAGATTCACAAACGAGGCCTTTATGAGTCGAAACTTGAAG GCATTCATCCGGGAGAAGGAGGTTCTACTTGTGCTCGAACTGAG GGATACAAGGGTCGCAAAAAGGAAGGAGTGCGGTATAATTTTCCTCATTATTCTGAGTCTGGTGGTGGATGCCTCGTTGCCCAGGAGCAGCTAAATGCCTGGATTCACATAACTGGACAAAAGCGATCTAGAAAAGAGGTTTCAAGGCTTCCACCTAAAGATGCTGAATATGATTATCGG AAGGAATATGCTCGCTATAAATACTCCAAAGGGTGGAAGAGTTTGGTTGTATACAAATCTGGCATTCACGCGCTTGGTCTTTACACATCTAGGTTTATTTCACAAGGCGAAATG GTTGTTGAATATGTGGGTGAGATAGTGGGGCTCCGTGTGGCTGACAAAAGAGAAGTAGATTACCTGTCAGGAAAGAAACTGCAGTATAAGAGTGCTTGTTATTTCTTTAGGATTGATCAAGAGCATATAGTCGATGCAACCCAAAAGGGAGGTATTGCTCGATTCGTGAACCATTCATGCATG CCAAACTGCGTTGCCAGAATCATTTCTGTGAGGAATGAGAAGAAG GTAGTATTTTTTGCTGAGAGAGACATCTATCCTGGAGAAGAGATTACATATGATTACAATTTTAACCATGAAGATGAAGGCAAGAAAATCCCCTGCTACTGTAATTCGAAGAATTGCCGGCAGTACTTAAACTGA